The sequence below is a genomic window from Syntrophorhabdaceae bacterium.
AGGAGCACAAACCTTGATGCATACTCACATCCCATATAATCCACCATATCCCTTATGGTATTGGCTACACAATGCGATAATGCCTCGCCTGCCACAACTATAATATCCACCTCTTTCAGCATTTCTATAAAGGCTTTTTTAATATCAGTCCTTGGGTCATCAGGGTCAGGCACCTCTGCCTTTAAAGCAGAATAGTGCTCTGTCCAGAAGTTTTCCCCTTTGGTAATCTTATTGGCCACGGTAAACCTTTCTATCTCCCACATCTTGATTGCCTCGTGAAGCTCAGGGAAAATTGTGGCGCCCAGGCTTGCCCTGATGCAATGGGGAGGCCATATGCAGAGATTATATCTGCCCTTTTTTTCAAGCTCTTGAATATATAGAACAGCCCTCTCCATCATATCTGGTCGGGCAGTAGTCCATTTTCCGCTTCTCACATCCTCAAGGGATATTATGACAAATGGCTCAGGATTTCGGCCGGAAGAATCCTTCCAGAATACAGGATGGGCAATATGGATTGTATTATGCTCGTCAAGGGTTATATGGATCCTGTCAATCTTTGTTATGTCTTTTTTTATCATCTCGGCAAGCCTCTTCATG
It includes:
- a CDS encoding isochorismatase family protein — encoded protein: MKIELLIIDPQYDFCDPKGSLYVPGANEDMKRLAEMIKKDITKIDRIHITLDEHNTIHIAHPVFWKDSSGRNPEPFVIISLEDVRSGKWTTARPDMMERAVLYIQELEKKGRYNLCIWPPHCIRASLGATIFPELHEAIKMWEIERFTVANKITKGENFWTEHYSALKAEVPDPDDPRTDIKKAFIEMLKEVDIIVVAGEALSHCVANTIRDMVDYMGCEYASRFVLLRDATSPVKGFENLAEDFVKDMVSKGMRVANTKDFI